In Corylus avellana chromosome ca2, CavTom2PMs-1.0, the following proteins share a genomic window:
- the LOC132169591 gene encoding uncharacterized protein LOC132169591, with protein sequence MAAFIKERLDWAVANSGWINFFKKVEVKILAARTSDHKPIFLTYLEKEEEYIHAKRGTKFEAKWLLDEGAMEVIKAAWCDDTIGGTGIQVVQQKLEACKGELKRWNWRKHGNFERAIKEKTKQLEILQRNENAKDGPSIKQLQSEIDFLLEQEDMKWKQ encoded by the coding sequence ATGGCGGCTTTCATCAAAGAACGGTTAGACTGGGCGGTTGCAAATAGTGGTtggattaattttttcaaaaaggtGGAAGTGAAGATTCTGGCGGCTCGGACATCAGACCATAAGCCCATTTTTCTCACTTATTTGGAGAAGGAGGAAGAATATATACATGCTAAGAGGGGTACAAAGTTTGAAGCTAAGTGGCTCTTAGATGAGGGAGCAATGGAAGTGATCAAGGCGGCGTGGTGTGATGACACAATTGGGGGCACTGGCATCCAGGTGGTGCAACAAAAACTTGAGGCATGTAAAGGTGAACTGAAACGGTGGAATTGGAGAAAACATGGCAATTTTGAGAgagcaataaaagaaaaaaccaagcaATTAGAAATATTGCAGCGGAATGAAAATGCAAAGGATGGCCCATCAATAAAACAGCTCCAATCCGAAATTGATTTTCTGCTAGAGCAAGAAGATATGAAGTGGAAACAATGA
- the LOC132169592 gene encoding uncharacterized protein LOC132169592, which produces MEGEKVGIAITEGEIEDARFQGGRCLIGKLWMGRMANKEAFKIVLSRIWRTLGGVTFKELDDNIWLFEFEDADDMRRVLQGRPWSFDRHILVLNEFDGSTLPAQMAFTHSPFWVQIHDMPLLCMTKGVGIKIGESMGQLEDIDLAGDGVGWGRCLRLLVVIDLSKPLEWGRALMLEGKSHWVTCRYEKLPMACFDCGRIIHGEKGCPIPRSTKLNGKTEKKEWGVWLRADDGRKRGGGGPDFGVGGEHRAKKAIWGMTAPSCFKRMRGAIGEGKENIEESAGQIEVNQGHAANNTPLVGDTYHAEVAGKESGEKELVESGVSLRMWKRRTREGRNSAVTVGVGHGSNKKRKAQIGDNGKGTEWVGKRGRLLSVEGNDNNEEMAVADFQPRHQQ; this is translated from the exons ATGGAGG GGGAGAAAGTCGGGATTGCCATTACTGAAGGGGAGATTGAGGATGCTCGTTTTCAAGGTGGGCGCTGCTTGATTGGGAAACTCTGGATGGGGAGAATGGCGAATAAGGAAGCGTTCAAAATAGTACTTTCCAGAATCTGGCGCACACTGGGAGGAGTAACTTTcaaggagttggatgacaacaTATGGCTTTTTGAGTTTGAAGATGCGGATGATATGCGGAGAGTTCTGCAGGGAAGGCCATGGTCTTTTGATAGGCATATTCTTGTTCTCAATGAATTTGATGGAAGCACGTTGCCAGCGCAGATGGCATTCACGCACTCTCCCTTTTGGGTGCAAATACATGACATGCCATTACTATGCATGACTAAAGGAGTAGGGATCAAGATTGGAGAATCGATGGGGCAATTAGAGGACATTGACCTGGCTGGAGATGGGGTAGGGTGGGGAAGGTGTCTGCGTCTCCTTGTAGTAATTGACTTATCCAAACCATTGGAATGGGGGCGTGCCCTTATGCTGGAAGGAAAGTCTCACTGGGTAACATGCAGATATGAAAAGCTACCAATGGCTTGTTTCGATTGCGGTAGGATCATCCATGGAGAGAAGGGGTGTCCTATACCACGTAGCACAAAACTGAATGGGAAGACGGAAAAGAAAGAATGGGGAGTGTGGCTCCGGGCGGATGATGGGCGGAAGAGAGGAGGTGGTGGACCTGATTTCGGAGTCGGGGGGGAACATCGAGCAAAAAAGGCGATATGGGGGATGACGGCGCCGAGCTGTTTCAAAAGAATGA GAGGAGCGATAGGAGAAGGAAAGGAGAACATAGAGGAGTCGGCTGGACAGATTGAGGTAAATCAGGGACACGCGGCAAATAATACTCCTCTCGTGGGCGATACATACCATGCTGAGGTGGCGGGAAAAGAGAGTGGGGAAAAA GAGCTGGTTGAAAGTGGAGTTAGCTTACGTATGTGGAAGCGCAGAACACGAGAGGGGCGTAATAGTGCTGTAACAGTTGGGGTGGGGCACGGATCAAATAAGAAGCGAAAGGCGCAGATAGGCGATAATGGGAAAGGAACAGAGTGGGTGGGTAAACGGGGGAGGCTGCTAAGTGTGGAAGGGAATGACAACAACGAAGAAATGGCGGTGGCTGATTTTCAGCCCCGCCATCAACAATGA
- the LOC132169590 gene encoding uncharacterized protein LOC132169590, with protein sequence MAFLIENGENWSSTEDLMQHTNFPFTDRVMRFPMPSSFKVPRISEYDGSGDLFDHIESFRAHIILHETPDEIACRAFPLTLRGVAKEWFGSLSPKSVDNFDYLGQQFLGQFLVVRRRKKNPAYLLSLVQGKNESLKDYLLQFNREKLAVESTDEQTILSALMHGIQTEGPLMAELSKRPKTRTLRQFNSKAEEFINQEETISALLKSKAVDPGMTKPRVFVEKKKKDRQNPTMLERKVDLPPRSNQHQQYVGWTPLNTTIYKVFMEVKKVPSFRWPAEENGKGKRAQDGQGQYSGQNNDRSRNQRQSGGESSSARKAYAKQARMEEILVLEKPFKIQKQEPSILTFSEENAKEVSMPYDDALVITLTVANHAVHRVLIDNGNSADIIYWTVVQQLGSSQEKLKPFLSPLIGFAGERVQPIGLIALLVTAGTAPRQSTIMVDFLVIDRPSAYNMIIGRPALNQLRVVTSTYHLKVKFPTIEGVGEVKGDQVVARRCYHTSLKKCPKSALLMIDNLGDE encoded by the exons ATGGCTTTCTTAATCGAAAATGGGGAAAATTGGTCCAGCACTGAGGATCTCATGCAACATACCAATTTTCCTTTTACTGATCGGGTGATGAGGTTTCCAATGCCTAGTAGTTTTAAGGTTCCTCGGATCAGTGAATATGACGGAAGTGGAGATCTTTTCGACCACATAGAAAGCTTCCGAGCTCACATCATCCTTCATGAAACTCCTGACGAAATCGCTTGCCGAGCCTTCCCGTTAACTCTAAGGGGAGTTGCCAAAGAATGGTTTGGAAGTCTGAGTCCTAAATCTGTTGATAATTTTGATTATCTTGGGCAGCAGTTCTTAGGACAATTTCTTGTCGttcgaagaagaaagaagaatccaGCATACCTATTATCCCTAGTGCAAGGGAAGAACGAGTCCTTGAAGGATTATTTGTTGCAGTTCAATCGGGAGAAGCTAGCGGTGGAGAGTACTGATGAGCAAACCATTCTCTCAGCATTGATGCACGGAATACAGACTGAAGGGCCTCTGATGGCCGAGTTgtccaaaaggccaaaaacaaGAACTTTACGACAATTCAACAGCAAGGCAGAGGAGTTCATCAACCAGGAAGAGACTATCTCAGCTTTGCTGAAATCCAAAGCTGTTGATCCAGGTATGACGAAACCGAGGGTCTTTGtcgagaagaaaaagaaggatcGCCAAAATCCTACGATGCTGGAAAGAAAGGTCGATCTACCTCCTCGGTCAAATCAGCATCAACAATATGTGGGATGGACACCCCTGAATACAACTATTTATAAGGTGTTCATGGAAGTTAAAAAGGTTCCGAGCTTCCGATGGCCAG CTGAAGAAAATGGCAAGGGGAAGAGAGCCCAGGATGGTCAAGGTCAGTATTCGGGACAGAATAATGATCGATCACGCAATCAAAGGCAGAG TGGAGGAGAATCAAGCTCGGCGAGGAAGGCTTATGCCAAGCAGGCGAGAATGGAAGAAATCCTAGTGCTTGAAAAACCCTTCAAAATCCAGAAACAAGAACCGAGTATTCTAACATTTTCGGAGGAAAATGCGAAAGAAGTCTCAATGCCATATGATGATGCATTGGTGATAACTCTAACGGTGGCTAACCATGCCGTTCACCGAGTGTTGATAGACAATGGAAACTCGGCTGACATTATTTATTGGACAGTTGTTCAACAATTGGGCAGTAGCCAAGAAAAGTTGAAACCCTTCCTATCACCATTGATAGGGTTTGCAGGTGAGCGTGTCCAACCCATTGGGTTGATTGCTCTTCTAGTCACAGCGGGGACCGCTCCCAGGCAATCCACTATCATGGTAGATTTTTTGGTCATCGACCGACCATCAGCTTATAACATGATCATCGGTCGTCCAGCTTTGAATCAATTGAGAGTGGTTACTTCTACCTATCACTTGAAAGTGAAGTTCCCAACCATTGAGGGAGTCGGCGAAGTTAAGGGAGACCAAGTTGTTGCCAGAAGGTGTTACCATACGTCTTTGAAGAAATGCCCAAAGTCAGCACTTTTAATGATCGACAACCTGGGTGATGAGTGA